One genomic segment of Vibrio quintilis includes these proteins:
- a CDS encoding DUF2867 domain-containing protein, with protein MKNVLVLGASGYIGSQLVPLLLEKGYAVTAATRQTEQLKARLTPHANLTIIYLDLADFPATQAAVPGFDLIYFLVHGMAYGEDFISYELSLAENFRQSLTHSQARHIIYLSAIQPGANPSLHVQARKMTGESLRQLAIPVTEIRAGVVIGPGSAAFEIMRDFVYNLPVLIAPKWVDSRSNPIALDNLNHYLLALAEATPSSHQTLEAGGPETLSYREQFRIICKAANKPFRLWSTSFLTPAIASYWLGIITSVPASIGKALLAGLKHDYVADNQEICRLYPQQLISYGKAVEKTIAEEGTFIRSQVWGFDPYAQKRWQPGFGYYAKQAGASCKTSATSEQLWQVIRRIGQEPEGYFYANALWRLREWLDFFVGGGKPVRRKPDLPGLKVGDYIDSWKIIRCENNRFLSLLFGMKAPGLGRLEFTITDEGDERTLQVCAWWHPQGFRGLLYWFIMMPAHLFIFRGMVEVICRHAEQKDCMATDKRL; from the coding sequence ATGAAAAATGTACTTGTGCTTGGTGCATCAGGCTATATAGGTTCACAGCTTGTCCCTTTATTGCTGGAGAAAGGTTACGCCGTCACTGCAGCAACCCGGCAAACGGAACAGCTGAAAGCCCGTTTGACCCCACATGCCAATTTGACCATCATTTACCTTGATTTAGCCGATTTTCCTGCAACTCAAGCTGCGGTTCCCGGTTTTGATCTGATTTATTTTCTGGTTCACGGCATGGCATATGGTGAAGACTTCATCAGCTATGAACTGTCTCTGGCTGAAAACTTCAGACAATCATTAACACATAGTCAGGCCCGTCACATTATTTATCTGAGTGCTATTCAGCCAGGGGCAAATCCATCGTTACATGTTCAGGCCAGAAAAATGACCGGAGAATCTCTGCGTCAGCTTGCTATCCCGGTCACGGAAATACGGGCCGGTGTCGTGATTGGACCAGGCTCTGCTGCTTTTGAAATCATGAGAGATTTTGTCTACAACTTACCGGTGTTGATTGCACCCAAATGGGTTGATTCCCGGTCAAATCCAATTGCACTGGATAACTTAAATCATTATTTACTTGCTCTTGCAGAAGCGACTCCGTCTTCACACCAGACACTGGAAGCCGGGGGCCCGGAGACTCTCTCATACCGCGAGCAGTTCCGGATAATATGTAAAGCAGCCAATAAACCCTTCAGATTATGGTCAACATCTTTTTTGACCCCGGCAATAGCGTCTTACTGGCTGGGAATTATCACGTCGGTCCCGGCAAGCATAGGTAAAGCCCTCCTTGCCGGATTAAAACATGATTATGTCGCCGATAACCAGGAAATTTGCCGGTTATACCCGCAACAATTAATCAGTTACGGAAAAGCCGTTGAAAAAACCATTGCAGAAGAAGGTACATTTATCCGCAGTCAGGTCTGGGGGTTCGACCCTTATGCACAGAAAAGGTGGCAGCCAGGATTCGGCTATTACGCCAAACAAGCCGGAGCAAGCTGTAAAACCAGCGCGACTTCAGAACAACTCTGGCAAGTCATCCGCAGAATTGGTCAGGAGCCTGAAGGCTACTTTTACGCCAATGCCCTCTGGCGGTTAAGGGAATGGCTGGATTTTTTTGTCGGCGGCGGCAAACCGGTCAGAAGAAAACCTGATTTACCCGGGCTCAAAGTCGGTGATTATATTGATTCATGGAAAATCATTCGTTGTGAAAACAATAGATTTCTCTCTTTGCTGTTTGGCATGAAAGCCCCCGGACTGGGCAGACTGGAATTTACAATCACGGACGAAGGCGATGAAAGAACCCTTCAGGTTTGCGCATGGTGGCACCCGCAGGGATTCAGAGGATTACTCTACTGGTTTATCATGATGCCAGCACACCTGTTTATTTTCAGAGGAATGGTTGAAGTAATTTGCCGCCATGCTGAGCAAAAAGACTGCATGGCGACAGATAAACGTCTTTAA
- a CDS encoding class I SAM-dependent methyltransferase, whose amino-acid sequence MDLNQLTTFIQHIETQLASSPVSVKRLFHGRGRRWPGLEQLTADWLANQLIISLFKQPEPLFIRALEAELTSLTQRENWRNTGATCIAIQHRYQTNQQLEVIWGTLEEKPVVDEHGLKFQLDIGKNQNFGLFPDMSEGRQWVQQHATGKHVLNLFAYTCGFSVAAIAGGAERVVNVDMAKASLSKGRENHKLNQHDLSRVQFMGHDIFKSWGKIRKSGPYDLIVIDPPSFQKGSFALTRDYRKILRRMNELLADQGSVLACVNSPVVDCNFLIETMKEEAPFINFQQRLDNPPEFEDIDPQASLKALVFR is encoded by the coding sequence ATGGATTTAAATCAACTGACCACTTTCATTCAACATATTGAAACACAGCTGGCTTCTTCGCCGGTTTCCGTCAAACGCTTATTTCATGGGCGGGGAAGGCGCTGGCCGGGACTGGAGCAACTGACAGCAGACTGGCTGGCGAACCAGCTGATTATCAGTCTGTTCAAACAGCCAGAGCCATTATTTATCAGGGCGCTGGAAGCTGAACTGACCTCACTGACTCAACGGGAGAACTGGCGTAATACAGGGGCGACATGTATTGCCATTCAGCACCGCTATCAAACAAATCAGCAGCTTGAGGTGATTTGGGGAACGCTGGAAGAAAAGCCGGTTGTCGATGAGCATGGGCTGAAGTTTCAGCTGGACATCGGGAAAAACCAGAATTTCGGCCTGTTTCCGGATATGTCAGAAGGGCGTCAGTGGGTGCAACAACATGCAACAGGCAAGCATGTTTTAAATTTGTTCGCTTATACCTGCGGCTTTTCAGTGGCTGCGATTGCCGGTGGAGCGGAGCGGGTAGTCAATGTAGACATGGCGAAAGCGTCGCTCTCTAAGGGGCGGGAGAACCATAAACTGAATCAGCACGATTTAAGCCGGGTGCAGTTTATGGGGCATGATATTTTTAAATCATGGGGAAAAATCAGGAAATCAGGCCCTTATGATCTGATTGTTATCGATCCACCGAGCTTTCAAAAAGGAAGTTTTGCATTAACCAGGGATTACCGCAAAATCCTGCGGCGTATGAATGAGTTACTGGCTGATCAGGGAAGTGTACTTGCCTGTGTGAATTCTCCCGTGGTTGACTGCAATTTTCTAATTGAAACCATGAAAGAAGAAGCACCGTTTATTAATTTTCAACAGCGTCTGGATAATCCGCCTGAATTCGAAGATATTGACCCGCAGGCCAGCTTAAAAGCACTTGTTTTCCGGTAA
- a CDS encoding META domain-containing protein, with protein sequence MKLSGKNTLSAIVLTTLLTACAGKEEPAVKVEDLKNPVWHLVSLDGKEIKPSADNRTPSLKVDSRMTATGFSGCNDYLGQAVLNTDNHEFQIIKMISSQKLCLKEQVAQEKVIVQALNQRTHIQILQGKMTLKNKKHTLIFEAKRK encoded by the coding sequence ATGAAGCTTAGTGGAAAAAATACGCTTTCAGCAATTGTTTTAACAACTTTACTGACCGCCTGTGCGGGAAAAGAAGAGCCTGCGGTCAAAGTCGAGGACCTGAAAAATCCGGTATGGCACCTGGTCAGTCTGGATGGAAAAGAAATCAAGCCTTCAGCTGACAACCGTACTCCCAGTCTGAAAGTCGACAGCCGGATGACAGCGACTGGATTTTCCGGATGTAATGACTATTTAGGTCAGGCGGTTCTCAACACAGACAATCATGAGTTTCAAATAATCAAGATGATCTCATCTCAAAAGCTTTGCCTGAAAGAGCAGGTGGCGCAGGAAAAAGTCATTGTTCAGGCTTTAAACCAGCGGACACACATTCAGATACTGCAAGGTAAAATGACGTTGAAAAACAAAAAACACACGCTTATTTTCGAAGCGAAACGCAAATAA
- a CDS encoding DUF2913 family protein, translated as MTSLYSQEIYQLVETALEELSQEHQRGKLADAPVPNQYYLVRWITKSLKQKRFPRSVTDDLIRWQKAGRSQGNSVMFEPLFRKILAYYDDFFQSDRSNQITDKQIEQFLDKLETAGWEVSTAEELVGCGKVQLFTEQPNSMAICCGQCETCFDGELLMHPMSWFVRGNHAQLIELAWQAGFMVHKRTDYKSNVKYHGEYLIYPGNRGEQLAEIPLGFEPTPRF; from the coding sequence ATGACGTCACTTTATTCTCAGGAAATTTACCAGTTGGTTGAGACCGCCCTTGAAGAGTTGTCTCAGGAACATCAGCGTGGCAAGCTGGCTGATGCGCCGGTGCCGAATCAATATTATCTTGTGCGCTGGATAACGAAGTCACTTAAGCAAAAAAGATTCCCCCGGAGTGTCACTGATGACTTAATCCGCTGGCAGAAAGCCGGACGTTCTCAGGGAAACAGTGTGATGTTTGAACCGCTTTTCCGGAAAATTCTCGCCTATTATGATGATTTTTTTCAATCCGATCGCAGTAACCAGATTACGGATAAACAGATTGAACAGTTCCTGGATAAACTGGAAACGGCTGGTTGGGAAGTCTCGACTGCAGAAGAACTTGTCGGATGTGGAAAAGTTCAGCTATTTACTGAACAGCCCAATTCGATGGCAATCTGTTGTGGTCAGTGTGAAACATGCTTTGACGGTGAGCTTTTGATGCATCCGATGAGCTGGTTTGTCCGGGGGAACCATGCTCAGCTGATTGAACTGGCATGGCAGGCAGGTTTTATGGTGCATAAACGCACAGATTATAAGTCAAATGTGAAATATCATGGTGAATACCTGATTTATCCGGGCAACAGGGGAGAGCAGCTTGCCGAGATCCCTTTAGGGTTTGAGCCCACTCCCCGGTTTTAA
- a CDS encoding DEAD/DEAH box helicase — translation MYKLRPYQADAVRAVIHYFRKNDDPAVIVLPTGAGKSLVIAELARLAKGRVLVLAHVKELVEQNHQKYEGYGLPGAIFSAGLGRKETGEQVIFASVQSVVRHLTEFTHEFSLLIIDECHRVPDKKDSSYQKVIAHLQEKNPNLKVLGLTATPYRLGMGWIYQFHTRGQIRSTTPRFFRDCIFELPIHYLLDEAFLTPANIIDAPVLSYDFSQIHPMPTGSYKASDLDMVISDAQRVTPQIVQQVIRQAEDRQGVMIFAATVRHAQEIHLLLPESAAMITGETPQAERDEIIQRFKQKKLKYLVNVSVLTTGFDAPHVDLIAILRPTESVSLYQQIVGRGLRLSPGKQECLVLDYAGNKYDLEQPEVGEPKPSGDSEIVTIPCPACGFNNNFWGKLDSQGMLIEHYGRRCQGYFTDEDTHEREICGYRFRAKYCHECGADNDIAARICHECEATLVDPDKKLKEALSLKNALVFECHNMEMGIHKDSHNRSQIKITYQGDNQAQVHEFWPVTTKKQKSVFMQRFVRPHLADKHRPFHEQSARKIVEAQHRFRFPQFIIAHKTGRFWKIRDKIFADELTQSPEDIALKRRE, via the coding sequence ATGTATAAACTCCGTCCATATCAAGCTGATGCTGTCAGAGCTGTCATCCATTACTTTAGAAAAAATGACGATCCAGCGGTGATTGTGTTGCCAACCGGCGCAGGAAAAAGTCTGGTTATTGCCGAACTCGCCCGGCTGGCAAAAGGCAGAGTTCTTGTACTGGCCCATGTGAAAGAACTGGTCGAACAAAATCACCAGAAATATGAAGGATATGGGTTACCCGGCGCTATTTTTTCTGCCGGGTTAGGGAGAAAGGAAACCGGGGAACAGGTCATTTTCGCTTCTGTTCAGTCGGTTGTCCGCCATTTAACCGAATTCACTCATGAATTTTCTTTGCTGATCATTGATGAATGTCACCGGGTTCCTGACAAAAAGGACAGCAGTTATCAAAAGGTCATCGCTCATTTGCAGGAAAAGAATCCGAACCTGAAGGTTTTGGGGTTAACCGCAACACCTTATCGCCTCGGTATGGGATGGATTTATCAGTTTCATACCCGGGGGCAGATTCGCAGCACGACGCCCCGTTTTTTTCGGGACTGTATTTTCGAGTTACCGATTCATTATCTTCTCGATGAAGCTTTCCTGACCCCGGCCAACATTATTGATGCACCGGTATTAAGTTACGACTTTTCTCAGATTCATCCGATGCCAACAGGAAGCTATAAAGCGTCGGATCTGGATATGGTGATTTCTGATGCGCAGCGGGTCACTCCGCAAATTGTCCAACAGGTCATCCGGCAGGCAGAAGACAGACAAGGCGTGATGATTTTTGCCGCAACCGTCCGGCATGCGCAGGAAATTCATTTACTGCTTCCTGAGTCAGCAGCCATGATCACCGGTGAAACACCGCAGGCTGAGCGGGATGAAATTATTCAGCGGTTTAAGCAAAAAAAGCTGAAATATTTAGTGAATGTTTCAGTACTGACAACCGGATTCGATGCTCCTCATGTTGATTTAATCGCCATTCTCCGCCCGACAGAGTCCGTCAGTCTTTATCAGCAAATCGTTGGTCGCGGATTAAGGCTTTCTCCCGGTAAACAGGAATGCCTGGTACTGGATTATGCCGGTAATAAATATGATCTGGAGCAGCCTGAGGTTGGCGAACCCAAACCATCCGGGGACTCTGAAATCGTAACCATTCCCTGCCCGGCCTGTGGCTTCAATAATAATTTTTGGGGAAAACTGGATAGTCAGGGTATGTTGATTGAACATTATGGCCGGCGATGTCAGGGATATTTTACCGATGAAGATACGCATGAGCGGGAAATCTGTGGTTATCGCTTCAGAGCTAAATACTGTCATGAATGTGGTGCTGACAATGACATTGCAGCGCGTATCTGTCATGAATGTGAAGCAACGCTTGTTGATCCGGATAAAAAACTAAAAGAAGCCCTCAGCCTGAAAAATGCACTGGTGTTTGAATGTCACAACATGGAAATGGGGATTCATAAAGACAGTCACAATCGATCTCAGATTAAAATCACCTATCAGGGAGACAACCAGGCACAGGTTCATGAATTCTGGCCGGTCACCACCAAAAAACAAAAATCTGTGTTCATGCAACGCTTTGTCAGGCCTCATCTGGCAGATAAACATCGTCCTTTTCATGAACAAAGTGCCAGAAAAATTGTTGAAGCCCAGCACCGCTTTCGCTTCCCGCAATTTATCATCGCTCATAAAACCGGCCGCTTCTGGAAAATCAGGGATAAGATTTTCGCAGATGAACTCACTCAATCTCCTGAAGATATTGCTCTGAAGCGCAGAGAATGA
- a CDS encoding DUF1289 domain-containing protein has translation MEQLEFFDVPSPCIGVCSVNERGYCKGCLRNRDERFRWMDMTPAEKLYVIKLCRMRFRRQMAKNNKTGDVEQQQDIHPQQNLF, from the coding sequence ATGGAGCAGTTAGAGTTTTTTGATGTCCCCAGCCCCTGTATTGGCGTGTGTAGTGTCAATGAAAGAGGTTACTGCAAAGGATGTTTGAGAAACCGGGATGAACGATTCCGGTGGATGGATATGACGCCGGCAGAAAAGCTTTATGTGATTAAGCTATGCCGGATGCGGTTTCGTCGTCAGATGGCAAAAAACAACAAAACCGGCGATGTTGAACAGCAACAGGATATTCATCCACAACAGAATCTGTTTTAA
- a CDS encoding Bcr/CflA family multidrug efflux MFS transporter — protein sequence MSEKQHANDKQTPSISLLLLIILGAIGAVTPLAIDMYLPAMPVIADNLGVSDGLVQMTLTAYMAGFAIGQLLHGPLSDTFGRKPVMLVGLILFSIGAFVCATVTSIEALSWVRAAQGFAGAAAAVVIQAVVRDMFEREDFARVMSFITIVIIIAPLIAPVLGGNLAVWFGWRSIFWFLVIFSIIVIGMVIWLIPETLRPENRQSFHVLNILKNYAELCRSSRVLGLIFCGAFSFSGLFSFLTAGSFVYVNIFGVSPDMFGYLFGLNILTMMGMTTLNSRLVKRLGSRFMLHFGLTVQLIAGMGLFLCWLLDSGLWGIVPCVMFYIGSISTIGSNSMGLLMSHYPRMAGTASSLAGTLRFGTGAGIGAVVATLPAGEVWPMLFSMALCSLAACGSYLMLGRK from the coding sequence ATGAGCGAAAAACAACATGCAAATGATAAACAAACCCCATCGATCAGCCTGCTTTTGCTGATCATACTAGGTGCTATCGGTGCAGTGACGCCGCTGGCAATTGATATGTATTTACCGGCTATGCCGGTTATTGCTGATAATCTTGGTGTGAGTGACGGGCTGGTCCAGATGACACTGACTGCTTATATGGCGGGATTTGCTATCGGGCAGTTACTCCATGGTCCGTTGTCGGATACGTTTGGCCGCAAACCGGTAATGTTGGTTGGCCTGATTCTGTTCAGCATCGGTGCTTTTGTTTGTGCTACGGTGACCAGTATTGAAGCTTTATCCTGGGTCAGAGCAGCACAAGGCTTCGCCGGAGCCGCTGCTGCAGTTGTGATTCAGGCGGTTGTCCGGGATATGTTTGAGCGGGAAGACTTCGCCAGAGTGATGTCATTTATTACGATTGTCATCATTATCGCACCGTTGATTGCCCCGGTACTGGGCGGGAATCTGGCTGTTTGGTTTGGCTGGCGTTCCATCTTCTGGTTTTTGGTTATTTTCTCGATTATTGTCATTGGCATGGTGATTTGGCTGATCCCGGAAACTCTCAGACCAGAAAACCGTCAGTCATTCCATGTCCTGAATATTTTGAAAAATTATGCAGAGTTATGCCGGTCTTCGCGGGTTCTCGGCCTGATTTTTTGTGGTGCATTCTCCTTTTCCGGGTTGTTTTCTTTTCTGACTGCCGGCTCGTTTGTCTATGTCAATATCTTTGGCGTCAGCCCGGATATGTTCGGTTATTTATTTGGATTGAATATACTGACGATGATGGGAATGACCACATTGAACAGCCGCCTGGTGAAGCGTCTTGGTTCACGCTTTATGTTGCATTTTGGTCTGACGGTTCAGCTGATTGCAGGCATGGGATTGTTTTTGTGCTGGTTGCTGGATAGCGGACTATGGGGAATTGTGCCTTGTGTGATGTTCTATATTGGTTCCATTTCAACGATTGGCAGTAATTCGATGGGGCTTTTGATGAGCCATTATCCCCGGATGGCCGGTACCGCATCGTCATTAGCCGGTACTCTGCGCTTCGGCACGGGTGCCGGAATCGGCGCAGTTGTTGCCACTTTACCCGCCGGTGAAGTGTGGCCAATGCTATTCAGTATGGCACTATGTTCACTTGCAGCCTGCGGTTCTTATCTGATGTTGGGAAGAAAATAA
- a CDS encoding TIGR01621 family pseudouridine synthase: MFQIIHLHSDFVVINKYPGVSVHKDDQEVMLLQEVCQSLNETQLYLVHRLDKMTSGLLLLARSSHAARLLSDAFAQRQVEKYYLAIGCKKPKKKQGLICGDMVRSRRSAWKLTAGKENPAITQFFSAAGENGERVFICRPRTGKTHQIRVALKSVGSAIVGDPVYNPASHADRGYLHAYGLRFDYQGEQFSFTCDPREYDFTGTRWHQTAVSNAIEQWFTPWQLTWPEL, from the coding sequence ATGTTCCAGATCATTCATCTTCACTCCGACTTTGTTGTGATTAATAAGTATCCCGGTGTTTCGGTCCACAAAGATGATCAGGAAGTGATGTTATTGCAGGAAGTGTGTCAGAGTCTCAATGAAACTCAGCTCTATCTGGTGCACCGTCTGGATAAGATGACTTCCGGATTATTATTACTGGCCCGTTCTTCACACGCAGCCCGGTTGTTGTCTGATGCATTTGCACAGCGTCAGGTCGAAAAGTACTATTTGGCAATTGGCTGTAAAAAACCAAAGAAAAAGCAGGGGCTGATATGTGGTGATATGGTTCGCAGCCGTCGTTCTGCATGGAAACTGACTGCGGGTAAAGAGAACCCTGCAATCACTCAGTTTTTTTCAGCTGCCGGAGAAAATGGCGAGCGGGTCTTTATCTGTCGTCCGCGGACCGGCAAAACGCACCAGATCCGGGTTGCCTTAAAGTCGGTTGGCTCTGCAATTGTTGGTGACCCTGTGTATAACCCTGCCAGCCACGCTGATCGGGGCTACTTACATGCATATGGTTTGCGTTTTGATTATCAGGGAGAGCAGTTTAGTTTTACCTGCGATCCGCGGGAGTATGATTTTACCGGCACCCGGTGGCATCAAACTGCTGTGTCCAATGCGATTGAGCAGTGGTTCACGCCCTGGCAGCTGACCTGGCCTGAGCTTTAG
- a CDS encoding ABC transporter ATP-binding protein: MLELTDLCKGYLDGGEFHPVLQGAALRLSQGEQVALMGESGSGKSTLLNLISGIDTSDSGEIWFPNFPMHNTSEHARADYRRHFIGHVFQQFNLLPTLNVADNIRFCRQLRGIPEDRGLWRQILSALDLMPLLGRYPEEVSGGQQQRAAIARALYMEPQLLLADEPTGSLDEKNAEAVMRLLTTLSKQLECTLLLVTHSEKVANHMERCVRLQGGQLHAVSRS, from the coding sequence ATGTTAGAGCTGACAGACCTCTGTAAAGGTTATCTGGACGGGGGAGAGTTTCACCCTGTTCTGCAAGGGGCTGCACTCAGGTTATCTCAGGGAGAGCAGGTCGCCCTGATGGGAGAGAGTGGTTCCGGTAAGAGTACGCTTCTGAATTTGATTTCCGGAATTGATACATCTGATTCCGGCGAAATCTGGTTTCCTAATTTTCCCATGCATAATACTTCTGAACATGCCCGTGCAGACTACAGACGTCATTTTATCGGCCATGTATTTCAGCAGTTTAATCTGCTGCCCACATTGAATGTCGCTGATAATATCCGTTTTTGCCGCCAGCTCCGGGGGATTCCTGAAGACAGAGGTTTATGGCGGCAAATCCTGTCAGCGCTGGACTTAATGCCTCTGCTGGGCCGTTATCCTGAAGAAGTGTCCGGGGGGCAGCAACAAAGGGCCGCCATTGCCCGGGCACTTTATATGGAGCCTCAGCTGTTGCTTGCGGACGAACCGACGGGAAGTCTGGATGAGAAAAATGCTGAAGCAGTGATGCGCCTGCTTACGACACTGTCAAAACAGCTGGAATGTACCTTGTTACTTGTCACTCACAGTGAAAAAGTCGCAAATCATATGGAAAGGTGTGTGCGTTTGCAGGGAGGGCAACTGCATGCTGTGTCCCGTAGTTAA
- the rsuA gene encoding 16S rRNA pseudouridine(516) synthase RsuA, whose translation MRLDKFLCDALGITRKQATKIIKSGDVVVNELPESRGARKLAESDEVYWQEQRLSARGPVYIMLYKPEGFVCSHTDDFNQTAFILLDEPNLNNLHFAGRLDVDTTGLVLITDDGQWSHRITSPKHHCEKTYRVWLADPVQPDYTEKFAQGIQLNQERDLTKPAQLEIFSETEVCLTIHEGKYHQVKRMFAALGNKVVALHRERIGDIALDESLEPGEYRYLSDEEIQSVWS comes from the coding sequence ATGCGTCTGGATAAATTTTTATGTGATGCTCTGGGTATTACACGTAAACAAGCGACAAAGATTATTAAAAGTGGCGATGTTGTTGTCAATGAACTGCCTGAATCACGTGGTGCCAGAAAGCTGGCAGAAAGTGATGAGGTTTACTGGCAGGAGCAGCGGCTTTCTGCCCGGGGCCCGGTTTATATCATGCTGTACAAACCGGAAGGTTTTGTCTGTTCCCACACCGATGATTTTAACCAGACTGCGTTTATTCTGCTGGATGAGCCCAATCTGAATAACCTTCATTTTGCCGGACGATTGGATGTTGATACGACCGGACTGGTTTTAATTACAGATGATGGGCAATGGTCACACAGGATTACATCACCAAAACATCATTGTGAAAAGACATACCGGGTTTGGCTGGCCGATCCTGTGCAGCCTGACTATACAGAAAAATTTGCTCAGGGCATTCAACTGAATCAGGAAAGAGATTTGACCAAGCCTGCGCAGCTGGAAATTTTCAGTGAAACCGAAGTTTGTCTGACGATTCATGAAGGAAAATATCATCAGGTGAAGCGCATGTTTGCCGCATTAGGGAATAAAGTCGTCGCTTTACACCGTGAAAGAATTGGGGATATTGCGTTGGATGAATCGCTGGAACCCGGAGAGTACCGGTATTTAAGTGATGAAGAAATCCAGTCTGTCTGGTCGTAG
- the rplY gene encoding 50S ribosomal protein L25 yields the protein MKFETVLRTELGKGASRRLRHAGQFPAIVYGGEAAPVSIALVHDDIINQMDKPEFYEEITLVIDGAEVKVKPQDVQRHAFKPKVTHMDFIRI from the coding sequence ATGAAATTTGAAACAGTATTACGTACTGAACTGGGTAAAGGTGCGAGCCGCCGCCTACGTCACGCTGGTCAGTTCCCGGCTATCGTTTATGGTGGAGAAGCAGCGCCTGTATCAATCGCGCTGGTTCACGATGACATCATCAACCAGATGGATAAGCCAGAATTCTACGAAGAAATCACACTGGTGATTGACGGTGCTGAGGTAAAAGTTAAGCCTCAGGACGTTCAGCGTCATGCGTTCAAACCAAAAGTCACTCATATGGATTTCATCCGTATCTGA